The genomic segment AGCAATTGCGACAGCTTCACCTTCAGCGTCACCGTCAGCCTCGCAGGGTGATTCCTTCCTCTTCCGCAACCGGCCGGCTTCTGGCGAGCAATCGGGCTCGCCTGCTACCTCAAGAGCCACATTAGTTTGCTGTGGGCTGGATTTGATTGCGTAGATATCGCATTCGTGGTCTATAGGTGAAGGTACGTCAGATATTTGTTGTGCTTTAGTCATTGGAGGCACCATGACTGCTGCGCTTGCCTGGCGACTTCGCAAATGCCTTCGAGGCATCTTAGCAGGCGCAGACACTACTGAGGCCATGCTGACAAATGCCTTGTGGTATGATGGCTTCGTTCGCTTGTTTGGTGATTTTGACTGAGAAATCAAAGTAAAGAGTGATTCTGCCAGAAGCTTGTAGAAGAAGTTGATACTAAGCAAGTGGTGCAGAATATAGGCAGTGGTGAGTGGGAGAGAAAGGGCGATAAGAAGGTGATTAAAATGAAGATGGTGTTCGGCTGCTAATCGATTAAGAAGGAAGAAAAAGGTAGGTAGGAGACCTTGTCTACTGATTAAGGGCAAATATTTCGTTGTTGGTTCTGTCAAATGAAGGTGCCTTTGACCTGAGGTTGCCTTTGAGGACCAAGGACAATGTGAAGAGGGTTTACGAATGGAACATTTGCCTTGAGCTCGGAACCTGGATTCCATTGACCAGGCACTATTCGATGGTCTCATTGTGGAAGGAGCGACATGACAGGATGCAAAAAAAGAGATCATTCTTTGTTGTAGTAACGCAGGGTAAAATATCACCTAGTTGATGACAGAAGATGCGATGCAGACTTACCTCCATTACATGTGACGGCTTGAGAACTTGGGAGGATATGCATTTCTCAGAGAGCCTCCTATCTACTTGAGATTATACATTGGATGGATAAATTGACCTCTTTCATTGAGCCAAGGTAACTGGGGCGTAGCTTCTGTGCTCACTTTGGGTTTATACGGCTGGTGATAATAGGTGGCGGCACCGATATTGTGTCAAGATAAGCTTCAGAACACGGCGGGGATCGTCCATCGACAACGGGCAGGCTGCAGCTTCTACCCAGCTACGTCAACAGAGGAGGAAGGCGGATCCGCTCGGCTTTCACACAGCGTAGGTGCCTTGCCCGCCAGCTGCCACCAAGCTGGAACCCTGTTAGTATCCCAAGGAGGACCCACCTAACGAAATCTGAACCAATCAAAGCACACAAATACACATCAGGTGGGTGTTGTTGCCAGGCGCGTTTAGACGTGACGAACATTCACTGGAAATTTTGAAGCTTTTGGATTCCCGGTCCAGCCTTTCAAGTTCCATACTTCCACGACGTCAACAATAGCTTGCAACGCCGGGCAAGCCCATTTAATACCCGACGTCTACCCTTCGCATCGCTCAGAGCGGAAGATTCCACCCATCATCGGCAAAGTCAACACACTCCGATTCTTATGAGGCGACCTTGAAAACGGCATGCGATGAGCGCAACACCGAGACAGCGGACTGGTGGCTTTCCACAAACACCAGCCCGACGACAGGATCCCGACCCGAACTCCTCCGTTTCCTCCCAGAAGAGCAGTCATCGCACATCTTCGCTTCCTCAAGCCCCCGAGAGTGCGACTCGAAATGGCCCTGCGACCGAGCCCGTCATTCCTTTAACCATCCTCGATGCTCCGCAACAACGCTTCTATGCCTTTGCCATTTACGTCGGGCTGCTGGCATGGCGATTCTACGACTGGATCAAGCTTGTGGAGGATAATGATACATCGGCATGGCTATTTCTGAAATGGGTCTTTATCGACTTTGGCTTTCTTTTTGGCCTCCCGGAGATGAGGATACCATGGCTGGAGTTGTCGCAGCCTGTAGTCACGGCAATCTTCCTCATCCACGCCTTCTTCAACTTCATGTTGATGTTCAACATTCCGGTATGTGCAGGAAGTTGTGTGCCACTTTTGAGGCCAGGCTAACCACGAATAGCTCCCCTTGCAACCATGGCTCATTGGCTTCCTCAAGGTCTTCTACGACCGAGAGCTGGCTGTTTCTGAGAACACTGTCAAGGTTTCAAGCATTCTGCATAATCATTCCTTGATCATGGGCAGGCAGATCATCAACATTTTGCCAGAAGGGTAAGAATCTAATAAGGCACATTACTGCAATTTCTGTTGCTGACATGGTCTACCCAGTTCTGCGGTACTCAACTTCGAGCAAACTCCATTCTGCATCGGCGAAGGGCGCGAAACTATTCGACTACCCATACAGTTCAACTCTACGGTGCCTGCTGAGATGGAGCTCATCCGCATCGACCTTGATACCAATCTGGAAGAAACGATCAAGCTGTCCACTAGGGAGGTTCGCAAAATCGCAAAGCAGATCAAGGACCAAACGGCGGAATCAAACCCACTGGCTCACTCAATCGAGTACCCAGTCAAGAAGACTGGTGTGTACCGCCTGGGCAAGGTTCTGGATGAATACAAGCTTGAGGTCCAACGCACAACGAGGGACACCTATGTAGTGCCGTGCCCGAAGGCAGGTTTCCGGACGCCCGATAAAGAGGACCGGTGCATCAGAGACTTGTCCAACTTGCTTGTTGACGTCACCGGAACGCCGCCCCTGAAAATTGTCTACAGTCGGACAGGAAAAGACAACGATCGCAGCTTTCATTTCCAGAGCTTGCAGCCTGAAGATTATACCTCGCCTTTACTTGGTACCCCATCTTCTTCATTGACTCAAGTTGGTGATGAAGACATCTCCTGGGTCAAGCCCCATACGGTGGCCGTGCGCATCAACGAGACGCTGGATAGCCCAGGGCAGTGGCAGTACGCCGTGGACGAGGTTACGGATGGCTTCGGCAACGTTCAGAAGTACGCTCCGTCTGCCGAAGATGCGGAAGTGCGTCCCCGGCCTAAGCATCTGGCACGCAACTTCTTCGTCAAGGAGCGGCCCAGAGCTCGCTTGCAGGATTGTGACCTACGCAGACCGGTCAAGGTTGCCAAGGGCCAGAAGGCAAGACTTCCAGTCAGTTTCTCGATAGCCGGGAAGAACCCCGATACTTCGCATACATTGACTTGGGAGTTCTCGCCCATCGACTCTTTGACCAACAGCGGAGACCACGGCGATCAGGTTTCCTTGGGTTCTTTTACCGCAGCCAACTCCCACGACAAGCCATATGTTTCGGAGCCTGGTCTCTACACACTCAAATCTGTTTCTAGTGGCTCGTGCGAAGGCGAAGTGCAGGAGCCGTCATCTTGCCTGTTGCTCAACCCACTCGAGCCCCAGCTTGCTCTCCGTTCCGAAGAGATCCCCGACAAATGCGCAGGTAACTCAGTGGGACTCCGAGTTGACCTGGACTTCATCGGAACGCCACCATTCGTGGTTCGATACGACGTCGTTGACGAGCAGGGCAAGACCCGACACGAGCGGGTGGAAGCAAAGGGTCTCAGACAACAAGTCGAACTGAGACCCACTGCAGCTGGTCATCACAAGTACATCTTCAAGCAGATTGATGATGCTATCTATAAGGGTCAGCCTCTCAGCCCCGAAATGACGTTGGAAACGGACGTGAAGCCAGCCGCCTCTGCACACATTTCGCACCCGACCGGACTCAAGAGCGCTTGTCTCGAACAGGAAGTTGAAGTCGACATCCTCCTTCTCGGTGACGCCCCGTTTACGCTCGAATGGGAGCTGGTGCACGATGGAAAACGTAAATCTGAGCGTGTCACCGACATCGAGGGGTCATCGTACAAGATTAAGACCAAGCCTCTTGCGAAGGGCGGAGAGTACACACTCGCTCTCAACAGCGTCCAGGATAAGTCTGGCTGTCGCACGTTCCTGAAGGATGAGCTCAAGATCTCGGTTAGGCGCCAGCGGCCCCGCGCAGCATTTGGCTTGCTCGAGAACAAGCGCATCACCAAGGTCATCGAACATGCCGATGTCAAGCTGCCTTTGCGACTTCAGGGCGAAGGACCTTGGACTGTTTCTTACCGCAATGTTGATGGAAGTGATGAGATCTACGAAAAGACGTTGAGGAACGGCAACGATGTCCTTCCTGTCAGGTCCCGAGGCACGTACGAGATCGTCAACGTGAAAGACAACCAGTGTCCTGGTGTTGTGGACCCTCAGGCTTCCAAGTTCGAGGTCGACTGGTACCCTCGTCCAGAGATCACCGTGGTACCGTCTGACACAATCACGTTGGATAAGGGTAAATACGTCAAACGTGATGTTTGTGAGGGGGATATCGACGCTTTTGAGGTCAACCTGAAGGGTAAGTTAATCGGCCATCTCAATTATCAAATCTCACTAACTCTTGCAAGGCTCGGCTCCATTCCATGTTGATTACAATATTCAGCACAAACCTCCCCAGGGCTATGCCTCGACCAACAAGAGGGATTTCGACACGTCTCTCAACAAAGCGTCCATTCCTATGGATACCTCCAAATCTGGAGAGTACACGTACCAGTTCTCCGCCCTCGCAGATAATCTCTACAACAGCGAGAAGAACTCTCGGTCACTCGTCATCGACCAAAGGGTCAACGCCAAGCCATCTGCTGCCTTCGTCAAGCCCGGTCAATCGTTCAAGTACTGCAAGACCGAGCAAGACAAGGAAGACACCATTCCTATCACCCTGAACGGTGTCGCTCCATTCTACATTGAGATCGAAATCAAGCATCACAGTGGCACCGTCCCCGAAACATATAGAATTCCTTCGATCCAAGGTAACACGTACGGCATTCACATTCCCAGGCAGCATTTACGTCTTGGAATCCAGCATGTCCGCATCCGCGAGGTTAGAGACGCTCGCGGATGCCAAAAGAAGTACGAGATCGGTGCGCCATCTGTGCAAGTTCATCTCCATGACGCTCCCGCTATCTACCCTCTGGAGAGCCGAGGAGACTACTGCGTCGGTGAACGCATTGCTTATACGCTTTCCGGCACGCCTCCTTTTGAGATTTGGTACGATTTCCAGGGCCAGCAACGCAAGGCTAAGTCTAGCACAACCAACTTCCGTCGTATCGCCGAGTCACCTGGCGAATTTACCATCACCTCTATCTCTGATAAGGCCTCGGAGTGCCGCGCCTCTGTCGACATTACCAAGACTATTCACCCTCTGCCCGCTGTCAAGATCAGCAGGGGCCGACAGACTCGGGTGGATATCCATGAAGGCAACGAAGTGGAGATCCTCTTTGAGTTCTGGGGCACTCCGCCGTACGAATTCACATACACTCGCAGCTCCAATGCCCGTAAGGGCCAGAAGAGCGTGGTCCTTGAGACACGCCATGACGTCTCTTACGAAAGCAGCAAGATCATTCGCGCGAGCCAAGAAGGTACATATGAGGTGGTCGCGATCAAGGACAAGTTCTGCGCCTTCTCTACCCAGCAGGTTGCCGACAGCGGCAAAGAGCAAAAGCTGCTCAAATATTAGAATGAATACAACGAAACTGGGATAAAGGGGGGTATTTTCGGAATGAATACACACTAGCTTGGACTTGTTGCGTGTGATGAGAAAAGGGGCATGTTTTGTGTATACGTCTTTTGTTGGTGTGCATAGGCATTTTATATCATGGCATGGCGTTACAGACAGGGAAAACCAAAGGTTGaatagggctataattagcaTCACCAAGTACAATTTCTTTTTGTAATCACTCAACTGAACCGCGAATCTGTGTGCGGACGTTGCAATGACatggtaaaaaaaaaaaaaaaaaaacccggACTTTTGATGCTCATGGACTTTTCCTAACCTCGCTATGATTCCCCAAATTACACCATCTACGTTTCGTAGATCCTATCTTTCATCCTCTATTCAATGAGCTCAATCTTCTTGATCAAGTCACCACCGATCCTAGCAATCTCCAGCAGCACAGCCGGTTTGTTCACCTCGACCACATCgccctcctcgtcgtcgtcgctgtCGCCCTTGACCCGGTGGAAGTTGTAGGGCAGACCGACACGGAACTTTTGCCGACTGCGCAGCTTGGGCTGCCAGATGGCGCCGATGACGGCGTCGCCGGACGCGCCGTGGAAGAAGACGAGGGTGTCCTCGTACGCCGTCTCGAGCTCCGTCAGCAGGACCGTCGCCGGGTGTCGCGCGAGCGGCAGCGGGATTTTCCCCGTGCGCTCGTCGAGGTTCTTGAAGAGGGAGGTGCGGGTGCCCGCCTCGGAGGCGGCGTCGCGGGCGACGCGTTTCAGGCCCGAGGTGGAGAGGTGGAGGAGGACGTCGTAGTCTGCCAGGGACGGCTGGAAGAGCTCGGCGACGTCGAGCGCGATGCCTTGCTCCTTGATCTTTTTGCTGGAGGCTTTCGCGAGGCGGGTCATGCGTGTTGCGAGGAGCTTGGAGGGCCCCTGGCGGGTGTAGGCCAGGCCTAGGTGGTCGTGCGGGGTGGCGACGAAGAGGACTGCGTGGGACATTGTCGGGTCGCGGGCGCGCCAGGCCTCGAGGTGGTGCTGGGCGACGGCGCGGTCGTCGGCGGTCATGTCGTCGGAGGAGTCGACGACGAGGGCCTCGTCGCGCCAGTCCCAGcgggagaggaagaggatggTGCGGAGGAAGCCGGACATTGTGCTGGAGGGGACCTTCCAGGGGTTCGGGTTGAGGAAGACGTGGAGGACGAGGAGCTCGATGAGCTCTTCCGAGATGTGGCTCGCGAGCTTGTGCACGTTGAACCAGTGCTTGACGAGGCGGATCGTGTTGGAGAGGGTGGTGAAGCGGGTGCAGTAGGTTGTGATTGTCTGCGTGTGGAGGGGCAGGTGCTTGTGGCGCCAGTTGAGGTTGAAGAGGGCCTCTTCGGCCTGGACTCTGCTCTGGGGGTCCAGCGTCTTGTTCCTGGCTTGGCGGTCTAGGAGGGCCTCCTCGAGCTCTGCGTAGATGCGCAGTCGGAAAGCGGCGCCGTTGGGGTAGATGATGTCCAGGTAGGCAAGGTTGTCGATATCCCGTGCTGCGTTGTCGCGACCGAGGCTCGTTGAGATGTTGTCGTGGGCAGCGCGTAACCGACGGTCAATGTCGAGCAGGAACTCAATTTTGGACTCCTGGATCGCGACAAGGTTCTCCGGCCACTTGCTGGATGCCTCAAAGTAGAGGTTTACGTCCATGGGCGGAGGGCCGGATTTCTGAGAGAGCGCAAAGGGCGGCGTGACCGACGCGGATCGCAGTTCGGGGACAACGGGGGCGATTTGCCTGACCGAGAGCGGCATCTCCTCCAGGCCGCGGATGTCCTGCTCGAGCGTGCTGAAGGCCTTTCTCGCTGCCTCGAAGGATTCCCTGTCAAAGGGCGAGATGTCCAGGGAAGGGGGGATATCGGCATCGTGGAAGCGCAAATCGCCAGCACCAAGGCTCACGTGGCGCTGGAGGACGTACCGGACGATCTCTTCGCAGATTTCTGCAGACGTCTGCCGCGTCCACTGCACGCACTCGAGGATGCTGCCGTCCTGGAAGCGACGGAGCTCGGCCTTGTCACCCCAGAACTTGCGGAACTTTGCCGCCTCCTTCTCGAGCTCGGCCGAAGGACCATACTCCATCAAGCGTCCCATGTTGGCAGGGTCGAAGATGACGCCAACCTGGATGTTGGACAGGTTCGTGGGCCGGGTGCTGGTGATTGACCACGGTGCTGGGTCTTGACTCGCGAAATGAATCAGCTGTGACCTTTCCTTCAACGCCTTCTTCAGAACGGTGTAAGCCTTGAAGCTTAGATCCCAGACGGCACCTCGTCGATCGGGGTTTGTGCTTTTTGAGTTGCTGTCCACGTTTTGGATCTCGAAAATGCTATCGAATAGGTGTAGCGGCAAGTCGGCTTTGGTGATGAAGGTCGGCTCGAACTGGTTTGCCAGAGTGTCGTTGAGTACTTCCATGGTGGTGCTGGCGTGGAAGTGGAGAAGGCTCGCTGACCAGGGGCTCATCTTGTATAAAATGTTGACTTCACGTTCGGGATCGAACATGACGGGGCCGTTCTCTCGAATGAGGTCAGCGCCCAGCTTGTATGTGCCAAAGACAAAGGGCTTCTTAGCAAACTCGGTAGACGCAAGGAACTGGACCGTGGCCTTGAATAGCTCAGTGCTGCTCAGAGCCGAAGAAAGCGCCGGCTGGCCGTTCCGTCCACCGGTCTGCAGCAGCAACGCCATCATGATTGCCCATTCAAAGTGACCGAATCCACCCTTGGCCAGCGAACTGCCCAAACCTCGTTGTTGGAGCCAGATTCTTCCGAGTATGCAAGCGTCTGCGAAGGCGGCGCAATCCGCCTTGGCTCTAGTGAGGACCCGCAGATACGTGACAAATGTGTCTTCAGCCTTAATGGTCGAGTTGTAGAAGGGCGTAGACACAGTCGACTCCTTGGCGTTCTCCGGCTGCCTATTTCGGTTGCTGTTGTACGCGGGGTGCAACTTCTTCTTGGGGAAGACACCTTCCGGCGCGCAAGGAATGATCCGAATGACGAAATCCGACTTTGAAGACCCCGATTCGGCCTTCTCGTCGCTCTCGTCGCTTTCTGACGATTCGGATGTTGAAGAGGGTCTGATGGAGAGGACGGGCAGAAGGGCGTTGCCATTGAGATTCTCGAACTCCAGGTCGGCCGATCCTGCCAACTCCTTGCGCAAGGCGGCTGCAATATTCGCAATATAGTAGGCTCTGCGGTAGAAGTAGCGCATGTTCTGGTGATCCTTTTCTTGGAATAGCGAAGCCGGCATCTGCACAATCATGTCCACACCCTTGTTGGCCTGGGCCTGGATCATCGTCTTCGAGACGTAGCTGCCCACGACATTGTAAGCGGCGGGCTTTTCGTATGACAGCTTGTACGGCGCATCGTCGGCGGGTTTCGGGTCCGGATAGGGAATCTTGATCTTATTCGTCTTCTGGAACTTGCGCGTGGCTTCGGCGATCTACAACGAGGTTAACACAGCCTGTGTCTAGTGGGGGGGAGCAGCATCATCGGGGATTACGAACAGGAATAGGACCATGAGGCTCAATTCCTTGGATCAGGTTTCTGATCTTATGCAACAGGGCGTCAGCGCCATCGAGAGCCTCGGCGTAGTCAACCTTGACCTCCTTCAACAGTTCGTCCGTCTGTAGGACGAATGGACTCGCCGTCGCGATGTTGGCAGAGATCTTGGAGTCGCCCTTGTGGGAAACCTTACGTCGCTTGGCGCTCTGTTCCATTTTAGCGACTTGAACGGTTCAGCCCGGTGTATATGATGTACGGGTGGGCTGTCCAATTCGTGACCGACAAGCGCAATGATACAAAATCACAGCAATACGGGTCGCAACCTCAGATCCATCCTACTGCTGCACCGAAGGCGCAGCGATGCTGGGAAATTTTTTGAGCGTGGGGCAGCCGATAAGAGCTGGGAGAAAACTTATCCCTGGCCGATTGTCCGATAAGACATTGGACTTTGCGATGGCTCCACCTTAACTTTGCGGTCGCCAATCAGCGGCTAGGCATCTTCAGGCGTACGGATACACCCCGCCTCAAATCGTCCAGTCCATAAGCTACCTTACCTGGCGCGCTCCTGGTTACCTAAGTTATCCAGCGGATACTGCACCCCGACCATGCAGCCATGGGGTtggataaatattaaaagacgTAGGACAGTCTCATCAATTGAGGTCACCATGTCAGTATGCGACCTGTGCAGCTTGGATATCCAATGGTGACCTGCTTCTTGGGGCTCAACGTGTTTTCTTTTGGAGCATTTGCATCGCAGCAATGGCCGAGGATACAGAAGAGAGGCTAGCAGAACACACCGGGGATTTCTCCACAACATCGGATGGCAACGAGCCGCTCGAGTGCCGGACTGCGTACCGAAGGTTCGGGGCTAATGATGACAGACGCAGGGGACCGCAGAGCTCTGAACCTCGCCAGCGACCCAGCCAAGCCGGCGCGCGCCTCGAGGGGTTGTGCATGCCGCCGGTATCGCAGTGACAATTTGCTGGTAGGCTGGGGGTTTTACCATGCATTGATCCATTGTCGAGGGGACTGAGTGGTTGCAGAGAGCGCCTGTTCGGAACTGAGGTTGGAAATTCCTGACTTTTGTTCCGCTTCGGCAGAGTCCTCGGCAAACGGCGCCGCTTCCCGAACCGATCCCCGAGTTCACCCATAATAGTCCATAGCTGTATGATTGATGTTCTGATGTTGAGCTTACCCTCTGGAGACGCTGTCACTATTTACTCTACGCAGGATAAAGAAGGTGTAGACAAAACAAAGCATAGGTGCAACTGGGTATGCACTCCCTCCATCAGAGGCTCAGAATTGTCTTTGCGGGGTTCAGACGGGGTCAAGGGGAAAGCTGGAGGTGGACTTTTCCCAGTTTGGCGTCACCCCAGAGCCCAAGCCGCAAGAACATTTAGCCCCGCCACTTTCCGAGTCGCGGAACATGAGAGGGGGGAGTGCTTAGCTAACGCTGCCAAAAGGTGCCTGTCGACCCCAGAGTTGGAGCTTCTTTGTCCGCTGGAGGTTCTCAGACTCGCCAGCAGGCCCAAGCTTGAACCCTCGTCTTTCCTCTTGCCGAGCTCAATCCCGAAGGGATGGGGCGGAATCAGGTACCCCC from the Colletotrichum lupini chromosome 3, complete sequence genome contains:
- a CDS encoding nrap protein, which codes for MEQSAKRRKVSHKGDSKISANIATASPFVLQTDELLKEVKVDYAEALDGADALLHKIRNLIQGIEPHGPIPIAEATRKFQKTNKIKIPYPDPKPADDAPYKLSYEKPAAYNVVGSYVSKTMIQAQANKGVDMIVQMPASLFQEKDHQNMRYFYRRAYYIANIAAALRKELAGSADLEFENLNGNALLPVLSIRPSSTSESSESDESDEKAESGSSKSDFVIRIIPCAPEGVFPKKKLHPAYNSNRNRQPENAKESTVSTPFYNSTIKAEDTFVTYLRVLTRAKADCAAFADACILGRIWLQQRGLGSSLAKGGFGHFEWAIMMALLLQTGGRNGQPALSSALSSTELFKATVQFLASTEFAKKPFVFGTYKLGADLIRENGPVMFDPEREVNILYKMSPWSASLLHFHASTTMEVLNDTLANQFEPTFITKADLPLHLFDSIFEIQNVDSNSKSTNPDRRGAVWDLSFKAYTVLKKALKERSQLIHFASQDPAPWSITSTRPTNLSNIQVGVIFDPANMGRLMEYGPSAELEKEAAKFRKFWGDKAELRRFQDGSILECVQWTRQTSAEICEEIVRYVLQRHVSLGAGDLRFHDADIPPSLDISPFDRESFEAARKAFSTLEQDIRGLEEMPLSVRQIAPVVPELRSASVTPPFALSQKSGPPPMDVNLYFEASSKWPENLVAIQESKIEFLLDIDRRLRAAHDNISTSLGRDNAARDIDNLAYLDIIYPNGAAFRLRIYAELEEALLDRQARNKTLDPQSRVQAEEALFNLNWRHKHLPLHTQTITTYCTRFTTLSNTIRLVKHWFNVHKLASHISEELIELLVLHVFLNPNPWKVPSSTMSGFLRTILFLSRWDWRDEALVVDSSDDMTADDRAVAQHHLEAWRARDPTMSHAVLFVATPHDHLGLAYTRQGPSKLLATRMTRLAKASSKKIKEQGIALDVAELFQPSLADYDVLLHLSTSGLKRVARDAASEAGTRTSLFKNLDERTGKIPLPLARHPATVLLTELETAYEDTLVFFHGASGDAVIGAIWQPKLRSRQKFRVGLPYNFHRVKGDSDDDEEGDVVEVNKPAVLLEIARIGGDLIKKIELIE